From a region of the Rhodococcus sp. 4CII genome:
- a CDS encoding carboxylesterase/lipase family protein, translating into MDVEKSGDTLVVRARDGEVRGYPEGDVYAWKGIPFAAAPVGDLRFRAPVPPAPWEGVRDCADFGPMAPQGHGTAVPIDAGLEMDEDCLSVNVWAPRPDGTPRPVMVWIHGGAYCLGTAAQGIYNGRVLSTLGDVVLVSFNYRVGALGFLDLSSFSTAGRVFETNCGLRDQVAALEWVRENIGSFGGDPDEVTVFGESSGAGSITTLMTCPSAEGLFHRAIAQSPPATSVYGGERAATVGKQFLDILDVAPGQIDTLLRLPYRTIIEASDTLVNEVPVKIPGTLAMAPVVDRDFLPRYPVAAFQKGFSHRIPLIIGSNKDESSIFKFMKSPLLPVTSDSVQEMLRAIATDHPELPAARLADILSAYPDRGKPKGALAMSRDAAFRMPALWVADAHSRHSPTWMYRFDQATPMLKAARIGAGHATELPYVFGNFDTLNIDPTFWLGGRKTALEVSGRIQRRWLAFARHGVPAALDGSKHWAPYDEENRSTLLIDGADTLVQDPDREMRIAWGNDVMGFN; encoded by the coding sequence GTGGATGTCGAGAAGTCCGGCGACACGCTCGTCGTCCGTGCCCGGGACGGCGAGGTGCGCGGCTACCCCGAGGGCGACGTCTACGCATGGAAGGGCATCCCGTTCGCCGCGGCCCCCGTCGGCGACCTGCGGTTCCGCGCGCCGGTCCCGCCCGCGCCGTGGGAGGGTGTGCGCGACTGCGCCGACTTCGGCCCGATGGCGCCGCAGGGGCACGGCACCGCCGTCCCGATCGACGCCGGACTCGAGATGGACGAGGACTGCCTGTCGGTGAACGTGTGGGCGCCGCGACCGGACGGCACCCCGCGGCCGGTGATGGTGTGGATCCACGGCGGCGCGTACTGCCTGGGAACCGCGGCGCAGGGCATCTACAACGGGCGCGTCCTGTCCACCCTCGGCGACGTCGTGCTGGTCTCCTTCAACTACCGGGTGGGAGCGCTCGGGTTCCTCGACCTGTCGTCGTTCTCGACCGCCGGGCGGGTGTTCGAGACCAACTGCGGGCTGCGCGACCAGGTCGCGGCCCTCGAGTGGGTGCGCGAGAACATCGGGTCGTTCGGCGGCGACCCGGACGAGGTGACGGTGTTCGGGGAGTCGTCCGGGGCCGGGTCGATCACCACCCTGATGACGTGTCCGAGCGCGGAGGGGCTGTTCCACCGCGCGATCGCCCAGAGCCCACCCGCGACGTCCGTCTACGGTGGTGAGCGGGCCGCCACCGTCGGGAAGCAGTTCCTCGACATCCTCGACGTGGCGCCGGGGCAGATCGACACGCTGCTGCGGCTGCCGTACCGCACGATCATCGAGGCCAGCGACACCCTCGTCAACGAGGTCCCCGTCAAGATCCCCGGCACGCTGGCGATGGCGCCGGTGGTGGATCGCGACTTCCTGCCGCGCTACCCGGTGGCCGCGTTCCAGAAGGGCTTCTCCCACCGCATCCCGCTCATCATCGGTTCCAACAAGGACGAGTCGTCGATCTTCAAGTTCATGAAATCGCCTCTGCTGCCGGTCACGTCGGATTCGGTGCAGGAGATGCTGCGGGCGATCGCGACCGATCACCCGGAACTGCCCGCGGCCCGCCTCGCCGACATCCTGTCGGCGTACCCGGACCGCGGGAAACCGAAGGGCGCACTCGCGATGTCCCGCGACGCCGCGTTCCGGATGCCCGCCCTGTGGGTGGCCGACGCGCACAGCAGGCACTCGCCGACCTGGATGTACCGGTTCGATCAGGCCACGCCGATGCTCAAGGCCGCGCGCATCGGCGCCGGGCACGCCACCGAACTCCCGTACGTCTTCGGCAATTTCGACACCCTCAACATCGACCCGACGTTCTGGCTCGGCGGCCGGAAGACGGCACTCGAGGTGTCGGGCCGGATCCAGCGCCGGTGGCTCGCGTTCGCGCGGCACGGTGTCCCCGCCGCGCTGGACGGGTCCAAGCACTGGGCGCCCTACGACGAGGAGAACCGCTCCACCCTGCTGATCGACGGCGCGGACACCCTCGTGCAGGACCCGGACCGCGAGATGCGGATCGCGTGGGGCAACGACGTCATGGGCTTCAACTGA
- a CDS encoding GNAT family N-acetyltransferase encodes MAATVEHDMSESRFEVYLDGQLAGYADYFERNGARDFHHTVTYPQFRGQGLAAVVVKAALDDTKSSGLAVIPSCSYVEKYIAENPSYAELV; translated from the coding sequence GTGGCGGCCACGGTGGAGCACGACATGTCGGAATCCCGGTTCGAGGTCTACCTCGACGGTCAACTGGCCGGATACGCCGACTACTTCGAGCGGAACGGTGCCCGCGACTTCCACCACACCGTGACGTACCCGCAGTTCCGCGGGCAGGGGCTGGCTGCCGTGGTGGTGAAGGCCGCCCTCGACGACACGAAGTCGAGCGGGCTCGCCGTGATCCCGTCGTGCTCGTACGTGGAGAAGTACATCGCCGAGAATCCGAGCTATGCGGAGCTCGTCTGA
- a CDS encoding FAD-binding oxidoreductase, whose amino-acid sequence MTVTDGALAELADALPQGCLVTDPDILASYRQDWARDPQAALPRAVARPTTTEDVQTVMRWATEHTVPVIPRGAGSGLSGGATAVAGSVVISTERMRRIDVDPITRIAVVEPGLFNAEVKAAAAEHGLWYPPDPSSFEMCSIGGNVATNAGGLCCVKYGVTTDYVLALRVVLADGTDVRLGGPRLKDVAGLSLTKLFVGSEGTLGIVTEATLRLIPAQPPSSTLVASFASVQAAADTVLAITRTLRPSMLEFMDRASIGAVEDALKMGLDRTAEAMLIARSDAPGAIAAEEVSAMADACRVNGATEVFTTDDPDEGEAFAAARRFAIPAVERLGSLLLEDVGVPLPKLPALVEGIAAISREREVMVAVIAHAGDGNTHPLIVFDPEDAVMAERAHLAFGEIMDLAISLGGTITGEHGVGRLKKAWLPDQVGPDVMELTQRIKNALDPLGILNPGAIL is encoded by the coding sequence ATGACGGTCACCGACGGCGCACTCGCAGAGCTCGCCGACGCACTCCCCCAGGGTTGCCTCGTGACCGACCCGGACATCCTGGCGTCGTACCGACAGGACTGGGCGCGCGACCCCCAGGCGGCCCTTCCCCGCGCCGTCGCCCGCCCCACGACGACCGAGGACGTCCAGACGGTGATGCGCTGGGCCACCGAGCACACGGTCCCGGTGATTCCCCGGGGAGCGGGCTCCGGGCTCAGCGGCGGGGCCACCGCGGTGGCGGGCAGCGTGGTGATCAGCACCGAGCGCATGCGGCGGATCGACGTGGACCCGATCACCCGCATCGCCGTCGTCGAACCCGGCCTGTTCAACGCCGAGGTGAAGGCCGCGGCCGCCGAGCACGGCCTGTGGTACCCCCCCGATCCGTCGTCGTTCGAGATGTGCTCGATCGGCGGCAACGTCGCGACCAACGCGGGCGGCCTGTGCTGCGTCAAGTACGGCGTCACCACGGACTACGTCCTGGCGCTGCGGGTGGTTCTCGCGGACGGCACCGACGTGCGCCTGGGCGGTCCGCGCCTCAAGGACGTGGCCGGACTGTCGCTGACCAAATTGTTCGTCGGGAGCGAGGGAACCCTCGGCATCGTCACGGAGGCGACACTGAGACTGATCCCCGCCCAGCCGCCGTCGAGCACCCTCGTCGCGTCGTTCGCCTCGGTCCAGGCCGCCGCCGACACCGTGCTGGCCATCACCCGCACCCTGCGGCCGTCGATGCTCGAGTTCATGGACCGCGCATCGATCGGCGCCGTCGAGGACGCCCTGAAGATGGGCCTGGACCGGACGGCGGAAGCGATGCTGATCGCCCGGTCGGATGCGCCGGGAGCGATTGCGGCGGAAGAGGTTTCCGCCATGGCGGACGCGTGCCGGGTCAACGGCGCCACCGAGGTCTTCACCACCGACGACCCGGACGAGGGTGAAGCCTTCGCCGCCGCACGGCGATTCGCGATTCCCGCGGTCGAGAGATTGGGCAGCCTCCTGCTCGAGGACGTCGGTGTGCCGCTCCCGAAACTGCCCGCGCTGGTGGAGGGAATCGCCGCCATCTCCCGCGAGCGCGAGGTGATGGTGGCGGTGATCGCGCACGCCGGCGACGGAAACACACACCCGCTCATCGTGTTCGACCCCGAGGACGCCGTAATGGCCGAACGTGCGCACCTGGCGTTCGGCGAGATCATGGACCTCGCAATCTCACTCGGCGGCACGATTACCGGCGAGCACGGTGTGGGCAGGCTGAAGAAGGCGTGGCTGCCCGACCAGGTGGGCCCGGACGTCATGGAATTGACGCAGCGGATCAAGAACGCCCTCGACCCCCTGGGGATCCTCAACCCCGGAGCGATCCTGTAG
- a CDS encoding MFS transporter, with the protein MTATETAVTRRFGPLILLNVATLFSSTGNGIVIVVLPWLVLEQTGRASDAAIVAGAATLPLLLSSLFAGTFVDLFGRRRTSLISDCLSALSVAAIPVIANTTGLTVTVIAVLAAIGAAFDPAGIAARESMLPAATKSAGWSLDRMNSLYEANYNVAYLVGPGIGGVLIATVGAVNTLWVAAAGFVLSVATIAFLRLENAGRPDLATRPTSIWHGTLEGLKFVWHNRLLRTIALVDMAVVALYMPVESVVFPVYFTELDKPAQLGSVLMALSIGGVVGALAYGPLAPYVSRRMLMVVAVTVLGAAMVAMAFLPPLWAILALALLQGLVFGPVGPIANYAMQTRSPEHMRGRVTGVMTSTAYAAGPLGYLLAGPILDKWGIQPTFFVLAIPVLIIGLACVALPVLKELDENVPVS; encoded by the coding sequence GTGACCGCCACCGAGACGGCTGTGACTCGCCGGTTCGGGCCCCTGATCCTCCTGAATGTCGCGACCCTGTTCTCTTCCACTGGCAACGGCATCGTCATCGTCGTGCTGCCGTGGCTCGTGCTCGAGCAGACCGGTCGCGCGTCCGACGCCGCGATCGTCGCGGGCGCGGCCACCCTCCCGCTGTTGCTGTCGAGCCTGTTCGCGGGCACGTTCGTCGACCTCTTCGGCCGACGCCGCACGTCCCTGATCTCCGACTGCCTGTCGGCCCTGTCCGTCGCGGCCATCCCGGTGATCGCGAACACGACGGGCCTCACCGTCACGGTGATCGCCGTTCTCGCCGCGATCGGCGCCGCGTTCGATCCGGCCGGAATCGCGGCCAGGGAGTCGATGCTGCCCGCCGCCACGAAGTCCGCGGGGTGGTCACTCGACCGGATGAACAGCCTCTACGAGGCCAATTACAACGTGGCGTATCTCGTCGGGCCGGGCATCGGCGGCGTCCTCATCGCCACCGTGGGTGCAGTGAACACGTTGTGGGTCGCCGCCGCCGGGTTCGTACTGTCCGTCGCGACGATCGCGTTCCTCCGTCTCGAGAACGCCGGCAGACCGGACCTTGCCACGCGCCCGACGTCCATCTGGCACGGCACGCTCGAGGGATTGAAGTTCGTGTGGCACAACCGGCTCCTGCGCACGATCGCTCTCGTGGACATGGCGGTCGTCGCGCTGTACATGCCCGTCGAATCGGTGGTGTTCCCGGTGTACTTCACCGAACTCGACAAACCCGCGCAACTCGGTTCCGTCCTGATGGCGCTCAGCATCGGCGGCGTGGTGGGCGCCCTCGCGTACGGACCACTCGCGCCGTACGTGTCGCGCCGGATGCTGATGGTGGTGGCGGTGACGGTGCTGGGCGCGGCGATGGTCGCGATGGCGTTCCTGCCGCCACTGTGGGCGATCCTGGCGCTGGCGCTCCTGCAGGGTCTGGTGTTCGGTCCGGTCGGCCCGATCGCCAACTACGCCATGCAAACTCGCAGTCCGGAGCACATGCGCGGCCGGGTCACAGGGGTCATGACGTCCACCGCGTATGCGGCGGGTCCGCTGGGCTACCTGCTGGCCGGTCCCATCCTCGACAAGTGGGGAATCCAGCCGACGTTCTTCGTGCTGGCGATCCCGGTCCTGATCATCGGGTTGGCGTGCGTCGCGCTGCCCGTGCTGAAGGAGCTGGACGAGAACGTGCCGGTCAGTTGA
- a CDS encoding DUF3558 domain-containing protein: MTAGRRLAAALASAMLLAGCGTSVTGTALPEGASASGGGGSPQFDKLLRECDAVPNDKIAETLGGDGIDQYFYGAVCMWTVSSAAGSIDVTFGWFENNSLQRERDVAAQLGYQVEATTIAGTSAFSARRPGDSATCGITAAYSGVITWWVQQRSGTGDPCVGARTLAELTLQRNQ, from the coding sequence ATGACCGCCGGTCGCCGGCTCGCCGCGGCGCTGGCGTCGGCGATGCTTCTGGCCGGCTGCGGCACGTCGGTCACCGGCACCGCGCTGCCGGAGGGCGCGTCCGCCTCCGGCGGGGGCGGATCGCCGCAGTTCGACAAGCTTCTGCGCGAATGCGACGCCGTCCCCAACGACAAGATCGCCGAAACGCTCGGCGGCGACGGCATCGACCAGTACTTCTACGGTGCGGTGTGCATGTGGACGGTGTCGTCCGCGGCCGGGTCGATCGATGTGACGTTCGGCTGGTTCGAGAACAACTCGTTGCAGCGGGAGCGGGACGTGGCGGCACAGCTGGGGTACCAGGTGGAGGCCACGACGATCGCGGGCACGTCGGCGTTCAGCGCCCGGCGACCGGGTGACTCCGCGACGTGCGGCATCACGGCCGCCTACTCCGGCGTCATCACGTGGTGGGTGCAGCAGCGGTCGGGCACCGGCGACCCGTGTGTGGGTGCCCGCACCCTCGCCGAACTGACCCTGCAACGCAACCAGTAG
- a CDS encoding DUF4185 domain-containing protein: MTRLRRVASLAMPALLASTCTFFTMAPPVASAAPCLGGTGSLGSSSGNQGINPIPWLNGSDGRLPELRGKTQAIAHITGPRSSNDTIGRFRVLGTDLGIMWDNGGGQILTAFGDTVGLSDNPLCGLVGDWRSNILLRSSDHDLTNGMSIDNSPVDGPNHSKEIIQSKKIPGVEQTVIPTTGISVGEGPTATQYINYMSVRSWGAPGEWVTNASGIAYSVDNGENWITDPLTLRPNVPATGAENFQMGSYVKHDGFVYAFGTPSGRNGDARLSRVKEADIRNLTAYEYWDGRAWVKSNAVLAAPVIPGPVSELSVQFNQYLGQFVAMYTDAGNSVVMRRSDRLESGWSEPEVLVSSRDVPELYGAYMHPWAQGSDLYFLATTWSDYNVMLLRTNLAD, translated from the coding sequence GTGACCAGACTCCGCCGTGTCGCCTCTCTGGCGATGCCCGCCCTACTCGCCTCTACCTGCACGTTTTTCACGATGGCGCCGCCCGTTGCGTCGGCGGCGCCGTGCCTCGGCGGAACCGGCAGCCTCGGATCGAGCAGCGGGAATCAGGGCATCAACCCCATTCCCTGGCTCAACGGCAGCGACGGTCGCCTTCCGGAGTTGCGTGGCAAAACTCAGGCTATTGCCCACATCACCGGGCCCCGCAGCTCCAACGACACGATCGGCCGGTTCCGGGTTCTCGGCACCGACCTCGGCATCATGTGGGACAACGGCGGCGGTCAGATCCTCACCGCCTTCGGCGACACGGTGGGCCTGAGCGACAACCCGCTGTGCGGGCTGGTCGGCGACTGGCGCAGCAACATCCTGTTGCGCAGCTCCGATCACGACCTCACCAACGGGATGAGTATCGACAATTCTCCGGTCGACGGACCGAACCATTCCAAGGAGATCATCCAGAGCAAGAAGATTCCCGGGGTGGAGCAGACCGTCATCCCCACCACCGGCATCTCGGTCGGCGAGGGCCCGACCGCGACGCAGTACATCAACTACATGTCCGTGCGGAGCTGGGGCGCCCCCGGGGAGTGGGTCACCAATGCGTCCGGTATCGCGTACTCCGTCGACAACGGCGAGAACTGGATCACGGACCCGCTGACGCTGCGGCCCAACGTGCCCGCAACGGGTGCCGAGAACTTCCAGATGGGCTCCTACGTCAAGCACGACGGGTTCGTCTACGCGTTCGGCACCCCTTCCGGGCGCAACGGCGACGCCCGGTTGTCGCGGGTGAAGGAAGCGGACATCCGGAACCTCACGGCGTACGAGTACTGGGACGGCAGGGCGTGGGTGAAGTCCAACGCCGTCCTGGCCGCCCCGGTGATCCCCGGACCGGTCAGCGAGTTGTCGGTGCAGTTCAACCAGTACCTCGGCCAGTTCGTCGCGATGTACACCGATGCCGGCAACTCGGTGGTCATGCGCCGCTCCGACCGTCTCGAATCCGGCTGGAGCGAACCCGAAGTGCTGGTGAGCAGCCGGGACGTGCCCGAGTTGTACGGCGCGTACATGCACCCGTGGGCGCAGGGATCCGATCTGTATTTCCTGGCCACCACCTGGTCGGACTACAACGTCATGCTGCTGCGTACCAACCTCGCGGACTGA
- a CDS encoding DUF3558 domain-containing protein produces MRSSSDPVRPAVRATCLIAAAVTLAGCGSGTGSTDPAASAPTTSVAPQAGAFVGECGSLTDAEVYERAGISGLAPVSRNGIKCRWEAGPERYVMFTWYRGSPIDRERSVAKGIGHEVHDLEIAGHRGFSSQNVGFCEVALATGSDFVHWLVRYGTGATPADPCAAPTALGELTLEKAK; encoded by the coding sequence ATGCGGAGCTCGTCTGATCCGGTCCGCCCTGCCGTCCGCGCGACGTGTCTGATCGCGGCGGCGGTCACCCTCGCCGGCTGCGGTTCCGGCACCGGTTCGACGGATCCGGCGGCGTCCGCGCCGACCACCTCGGTGGCCCCGCAGGCCGGCGCGTTCGTGGGTGAATGCGGCTCGCTGACCGACGCCGAGGTGTACGAGCGGGCCGGTATCTCCGGGCTCGCTCCGGTGTCGCGCAACGGCATCAAGTGCCGTTGGGAAGCGGGCCCCGAGCGGTACGTGATGTTCACCTGGTACCGCGGCAGCCCCATCGACCGGGAGCGGTCGGTGGCGAAGGGCATCGGTCACGAGGTGCACGACCTCGAGATCGCCGGGCACCGCGGATTTTCGTCGCAGAACGTCGGCTTCTGCGAGGTCGCGCTCGCGACGGGTTCCGACTTCGTGCACTGGCTCGTCCGCTACGGCACCGGCGCCACACCCGCCGACCCGTGCGCGGCCCCGACCGCGCTCGGGGAGCTCACGCTGGAGAAGGCCAAATGA